The nucleotide sequence TTCGGCGGCGCGCGCCAGCTGGGCGTAGGTGCGCACCGTGTCGCCGTACCGGACGGCGACCCGGTGCGGCTGGGCCGCTGCGTGTGCCAAGACCTCGCGGAAGACCGGCATCGACGCAGCGTCTCAGGCCCGGCCGGCGCCGGCGTCGTCGCCCCCGGTGCCCGCGTCGTCGCCCCCGGCGCGGCCCGCGACCCGCTCGCGGCGGGCCGCCGGCGCGGCGTCCGGGTAGGCCCGCTGCGCACCCGACGCGACCAGGGCCGCGAACACCGCCTTGGCCGCGTCACCCGGGACGAAGGCCAGCGACAGCTGGAAGGTCTCAGTCAGCGGCACCCCCGTGACCGCCGACTGGACCGGGATGCCGATGGCCAGCGTCGTCGCGGCCCCGAGCAGCGTCGCGACCAGCACCCAGTGCATGCCCGGCCGGCGCCCGGACCGCTCCACGATCAGGCCGACCACGAACGCCGACACCACGAACCCGGCGAGGTAGCCGACCGACGGCCCGGTGAACACGCCGAGCCCGCCCCGTCCGCCGGCCAGCAGCGGCAGCCCGGCGGCGACCAGCGCGAGCAGCAGCAGCTGCGACAGCGCGCCCCGTTTCGCGCCGAGGATCGCGCCGGCCAGCAGCGGCACCATCGACTGCAGGGTCACCGGCACGGCGTTGCCGAAGAGGTGGAACGACCCGGGCAGCCCGAGGACGGCGGTCAGGGCGGCGAACGCGGCGATCCGGGCGAGATCGGCGGCCGGCAGTCGCGACCTTCCTGTCATCGAGTTCTCCCATCTGGACATGCGTCCGCCGCGGAGACCCGCGGCGGTGTGCCTCCACTCTGACGGACGAGCCGCCCCGGCACATAGTCGGCATTTCGCACCAGCGCCGCGCCGCAGGCTTGGTGGTCCTCCACAAGCCGGACCTTGTCGGTGGGGGCGGGCAGAATGGACGGGTGAGCGATGACGTGGCGGTCGGCGGGCTCGACACCCCGGTCGGGCAGCTCAGCGTGGCCGTCACCCGCGACGGGCTCGCCGCGGTCGGCTGGGGACGTCGCCGCGGCTCCGGCCGGCTCCCGGTGGTCGACGACGACGAGCGGCTCGCGCCGGTGCTCACCCAGCTGGCCGAGTACTTCGCCGGGCAGCGACGCGACTTCGACGTCCCGATCGACTGGCGCCACGTCCCCGGCTCGGCGTCGGCCGTGGTGCTGCGCACGCTGCACCAGACCGTCGGCTACGGGTCGTCCGTCACCTACGGCGGGCTGGCCGACCGCAGCGGCACCGGGGTCCCGGCCCGCGCCATCGGCGGCATCATGGGCGCCAACCCCATCCCCATCGTCGTCCCGTGCCACCGGGTGCTGGCCAGCGACGGGCTCGGCGGCTACAGCGGCGGGTCCGGCGGCAACGGCCTCGAGGTGAAGCGCTGGCTGCTCACGCTCGAGGGCGTGCTGCCGCCCACGTTCGACTGGAATCCCATCGGCCTCACCGTGTGAGACGCTCACGCGCCGGGCCGGAGCACCGTCATTCCCGCGTCGGCCGCGGCTGCCGCAAGCCGGTCGTCGTAGGTCACCACGGCGTCGAGGTCTTCGTCGAGAACACGAGCGGTCGCCAGGTGGATGGCGTCGAGCGAGCGGAGCATGCGGTCCGGCTCGTCCATCGCACGCTCGACGATGTCGTCGTCGATCGCGATGAAGTCGAACGCCGTCAGCAGGTCACGCGCATCCGGGAGCGCCGACGGCAGGACGCGGACGACCGCGCGGACGACCTCGATGCGCAGCAAGGCCGAACTCACCCACGACGCCGACGCGTTGGTGTCGTAGAACTCCGCGAAGGCGCTGGAGTGTTCTTCCTCCGCCAGCAGCTTCAACGCCGCCGACGTATCGATGTAGTAGACGCTCACCAGCGCTCTTCGTCGCGCAGAGCGGCAAGCGCATCACCCAGCCGATTGGTGCCGTCGCCGGACCGCATACGTGGCCGGTACCCCGGCCGCTCGGCCGGCTGGACGCGGCCGGACTCGATCAGTTCCGTCAGGACCGGCCCCGGAGACCGGTCCTCCACCGGGACGATCCGGGCGACGAGCCGACCCCTCTCGGTGATGTCGATGGTCTCGCCACGACGCACCCGCGCCAGGACATCCCCCGTGCTGTGGCGCAACTCGCGGAGACCTACCACATGCTCATGAGAAGCCGTCATGGCGCAAATGTATCACATAAATGTGACACACTCAGGCCGGTACGGTACCGAGGTGACCGACCCGCTCGCCGAGGACCCGTTCGACTACCAGCTGACCAAGTCCGGGCCGATCCGCGTCAGCCGCGGCGGCCGGCTCGTCGTCACCGTCGGCGGGCGCGAGGCGGACCGGCTGGCCGCCGCGCTGGAGCGGGCCGCCGACGAGCACGAGCGGCAGCTGCTGCTGGCCAAGGTGACCGGCAACTACAAGCGCGGCAACGAGCGCCGCTGACGCGGGCCCAGCTGGGCGCGGCGGTCAGCCGGCGACGGCGTGGAGGGAGCCGGGGCGAAGGCCGGTCAGCCGGTCCAGCGCACCGGACGTCGGCTCGTCGGCGGGGAGGTAGACGAGGATCCGCTGGTGCTCGCCGTCGGAGAGGTCGAGCGTCTCGTAGGCCAGCCG is from Jiangella alkaliphila and encodes:
- a CDS encoding biotin transporter BioY → MTGRSRLPAADLARIAAFAALTAVLGLPGSFHLFGNAVPVTLQSMVPLLAGAILGAKRGALSQLLLLALVAAGLPLLAGGRGGLGVFTGPSVGYLAGFVVSAFVVGLIVERSGRRPGMHWVLVATLLGAATTLAIGIPVQSAVTGVPLTETFQLSLAFVPGDAAKAVFAALVASGAQRAYPDAAPAARRERVAGRAGGDDAGTGGDDAGAGRA
- a CDS encoding type II toxin-antitoxin system Phd/YefM family antitoxin, which encodes MTASHEHVVGLRELRHSTGDVLARVRRGETIDITERGRLVARIVPVEDRSPGPVLTELIESGRVQPAERPGYRPRMRSGDGTNRLGDALAALRDEERW
- a CDS encoding type II toxin-antitoxin system VapC family toxin, translated to MSVYYIDTSAALKLLAEEEHSSAFAEFYDTNASASWVSSALLRIEVVRAVVRVLPSALPDARDLLTAFDFIAIDDDIVERAMDEPDRMLRSLDAIHLATARVLDEDLDAVVTYDDRLAAAAADAGMTVLRPGA
- a CDS encoding methylated-DNA--[protein]-cysteine S-methyltransferase, whose translation is MSDDVAVGGLDTPVGQLSVAVTRDGLAAVGWGRRRGSGRLPVVDDDERLAPVLTQLAEYFAGQRRDFDVPIDWRHVPGSASAVVLRTLHQTVGYGSSVTYGGLADRSGTGVPARAIGGIMGANPIPIVVPCHRVLASDGLGGYSGGSGGNGLEVKRWLLTLEGVLPPTFDWNPIGLTV